One Gordonia mangrovi genomic region harbors:
- a CDS encoding Lrp/AsnC family transcriptional regulator — protein sequence MRKQLRFDATDRGILRALIRAPRATTSALAERTGLSRNTVQSRLTRWEGAEVLHGFDRRIDTEALGYSITAYVFTEVTQRRLAEVSAALERIPEVVEVLGLSGATDLLVQVVARDADDLYRVAGLILDIDGVQRSTTALRMRTLVGYRLDQLLD from the coding sequence ATGCGCAAGCAGTTGAGGTTCGACGCGACCGACCGTGGCATCCTGCGGGCGCTGATCCGCGCGCCGCGCGCCACGACGAGTGCGCTCGCCGAACGAACCGGCCTGTCGCGCAACACCGTCCAGTCCCGCCTGACCCGGTGGGAGGGCGCCGAGGTACTGCACGGGTTCGATCGTCGCATCGACACCGAGGCGCTGGGCTACTCGATCACCGCCTATGTGTTCACCGAGGTGACCCAGCGGAGGCTGGCGGAGGTGTCGGCGGCGCTGGAACGAATACCCGAGGTGGTCGAGGTCCTCGGGCTCAGCGGCGCCACCGACCTGCTGGTGCAGGTGGTGGCCCGGGACGCGGACGATCTCTACCGTGTCGCCGGGCTCATCCTCGACATCGACGGTGTGCAGCGGAGCACGACGGCGCTGCGCATGCGGACTCTCGTCGGGTACCGCCTCGACCAACTGCTGGATTGA
- a CDS encoding TetR/AcrR family transcriptional regulator, which yields MADTRPYATLLAKGEERRQRILDHAARRLARQGWRSTTLAQIAADAGMTAAGLLHHFESKEQLLHAVIDARDHADLEEADLNGDLFVQIRRVAERIQRSPELVGTFTVLLVENLAPDAPLHDRLLQRWYTAVDIVHDVIEHNQRIGTYRAGINARLRAMEIVAFINGVEMSWLLDPEIPLMDIFDEYVRCLEIDFTSGEQA from the coding sequence GTGGCAGACACCCGCCCCTACGCCACCCTTCTCGCGAAGGGCGAAGAACGCCGGCAGCGCATCCTGGATCACGCTGCGCGGCGGCTCGCACGCCAAGGCTGGCGGAGCACGACGCTGGCCCAGATCGCCGCGGACGCAGGCATGACCGCAGCGGGACTCCTGCACCATTTCGAGTCCAAAGAACAACTGCTGCATGCGGTTATCGACGCGCGTGATCATGCTGATCTCGAGGAGGCAGATCTCAACGGCGACCTCTTCGTGCAGATTCGCCGCGTGGCCGAACGCATCCAGCGCTCGCCCGAACTGGTAGGCACGTTCACGGTGCTGTTGGTTGAGAATCTGGCTCCCGATGCACCGCTGCACGATCGGCTCCTGCAACGCTGGTACACCGCAGTTGACATCGTCCATGACGTGATCGAACACAATCAGCGAATCGGCACATACCGGGCCGGAATCAACGCACGTCTTCGCGCCATGGAGATCGTCGCGTTCATCAACGGGGTCGAGATGTCATGGCTGCTGGATCCGGAAATCCCGTTGATGGACATCTTCGACGAGTACGTCCGATGCCTCGAGATCGATTTCACTTCAGGGGAGCAAGCATGA
- a CDS encoding VOC family protein, which translates to MSDYSAPIGAPIWFDLMSSEPDKAAEFYGDIFGWEAEEPDAEFGGYRNFVKNGKRIAGCGPVMDPNGPSDVWSVYLHTADPAATVTAVEKAGGSMMVPPMDVGEMGTMMVATDPAGAVIGWWKPGTHPGFLEWGTHGTPYWFECQSKDYAKSVAFYTEVLGARIEEVGTGGDPDAVGPDHYGQVFLGESSYSGIMDAAKLFPAEVPSFWQVYVTVDDVAATVKHVEALGGGVMMAGEETPYGTLAAVTDPFGAVFCLGHPPAGWEG; encoded by the coding sequence ATGAGCGACTACTCGGCGCCGATCGGCGCACCGATCTGGTTCGACCTGATGAGCAGTGAGCCCGACAAGGCCGCCGAGTTCTACGGCGACATCTTCGGGTGGGAAGCCGAGGAGCCCGACGCCGAATTCGGCGGGTACCGCAACTTCGTCAAGAACGGCAAACGTATCGCAGGGTGCGGGCCGGTGATGGATCCGAACGGCCCGTCGGACGTGTGGTCGGTGTATCTGCACACTGCGGACCCGGCCGCCACCGTCACCGCGGTCGAGAAGGCCGGCGGCTCGATGATGGTGCCGCCGATGGATGTCGGCGAGATGGGCACGATGATGGTTGCCACCGATCCGGCGGGTGCGGTCATCGGGTGGTGGAAGCCGGGCACCCATCCGGGCTTCCTGGAATGGGGAACCCACGGCACCCCGTACTGGTTCGAGTGCCAGAGCAAGGACTACGCGAAGTCGGTCGCGTTCTACACCGAGGTACTCGGCGCGCGCATCGAGGAGGTCGGGACCGGCGGCGACCCCGATGCGGTCGGGCCCGACCACTACGGCCAGGTCTTCCTCGGCGAGAGCTCATACTCGGGGATCATGGACGCGGCCAAGCTGTTTCCCGCCGAGGTGCCGTCGTTCTGGCAGGTCTACGTCACCGTCGACGACGTCGCGGCGACCGTGAAACATGTCGAGGCGCTCGGCGGTGGGGTGATGATGGCCGGTGAGGAAACGCCCTACGGGACGCTCGCCGCCGTCACCGACCCGTTCGGCGCAGTGTTCTGTCTCGGGCATCCGCCGGCCGGCTGGGAGGGCTGA
- a CDS encoding aldehyde dehydrogenase family protein: MSVQSVLDEIRNLPGTGEVIPIVDPATEEQITEFTDAGPEAIDAAVARAKSTADARTWSAVPDYDRAKVLWRVADLIDENSGLLAELESVNAGIPPGQAEVITKVGSEWFRYYAGWCTKIDGIARDVNTGGLTGVESHMHAYTLREPYDVVGLIFPWNGPVFNFCAKLAPALAAGCSTVVKPAEETPLSALVLTRILAEAGVPEGVVNLVNGYGHTAGAQITAHPDVDKVAFTGSTEVGREIVRASASSNLNKVTLELGGKSPVMIFDDADLDTAIAMAGFGCFLHSGQVCMLGSRIFAQRGVYERVVEGVATIANNLQLGGPADDGAMIGPLISEKQLNRVMGYLEQGRSDGVELVTGGHRIDRKGYFVHPTVATKVDPATSRLFQEEIFGPVVTVLPFDDEDEAIALANDTAYGLAGTIWTSNLGRAHRLAKRVKAGTVGLNCQLQFDHSMPFGGYKQSGWGYEAGKAGIETYLQSKTVWAQM, translated from the coding sequence ATGTCTGTGCAGTCTGTGTTGGACGAGATCAGGAATCTACCGGGTACGGGGGAGGTGATCCCCATCGTCGACCCCGCCACCGAAGAGCAGATCACCGAGTTCACCGATGCCGGCCCCGAAGCGATCGACGCCGCCGTGGCCCGCGCGAAGTCCACCGCCGATGCCCGAACATGGTCTGCGGTACCCGATTACGATCGTGCGAAGGTGCTGTGGAGGGTCGCCGACCTCATCGACGAGAACTCCGGCCTGCTGGCCGAACTGGAGTCGGTCAACGCCGGCATCCCGCCCGGTCAGGCGGAGGTGATCACGAAGGTCGGTTCGGAGTGGTTCCGCTACTACGCCGGCTGGTGCACCAAGATCGACGGGATCGCGCGGGATGTGAATACCGGCGGCCTGACCGGTGTGGAGTCGCATATGCACGCATACACGCTGCGCGAACCGTACGACGTGGTGGGGCTGATCTTCCCCTGGAACGGACCGGTGTTCAATTTCTGCGCCAAGCTTGCACCCGCTCTGGCCGCAGGATGCAGCACCGTCGTCAAACCTGCTGAGGAGACCCCTCTTTCAGCCCTGGTCCTGACCCGTATCCTCGCCGAGGCCGGCGTACCGGAGGGGGTGGTGAACCTGGTCAACGGTTACGGACACACCGCCGGAGCGCAGATCACCGCCCATCCCGACGTGGACAAGGTGGCGTTCACCGGCTCGACCGAGGTGGGCCGGGAGATCGTTCGTGCGTCGGCGTCGAGCAACCTCAACAAGGTCACCCTCGAGCTCGGCGGCAAGTCCCCGGTCATGATCTTCGACGACGCCGACCTGGACACCGCGATCGCGATGGCCGGCTTCGGTTGCTTCCTGCACTCGGGTCAGGTCTGCATGCTCGGATCGCGCATCTTCGCTCAGCGGGGTGTCTATGAGCGTGTCGTGGAAGGCGTTGCCACGATAGCGAACAACCTGCAACTCGGCGGACCCGCCGACGACGGGGCGATGATCGGGCCCTTGATCAGCGAGAAGCAGCTCAATCGCGTGATGGGCTATCTGGAACAGGGGCGATCCGACGGGGTCGAACTCGTGACGGGTGGGCACCGCATCGATCGGAAGGGCTACTTCGTCCATCCCACGGTGGCGACCAAGGTGGACCCTGCCACCAGCAGGTTGTTCCAGGAGGAGATCTTCGGGCCGGTGGTCACGGTCCTCCCGTTCGATGACGAGGACGAGGCCATCGCGCTGGCCAACGACACCGCATACGGCCTTGCCGGCACCATCTGGACCTCGAACCTGGGACGCGCACACCGTCTGGCGAAGCGGGTCAAGGCGGGGACGGTCGGTCTCAACTGTCAGCTGCAGTTCGATCACTCCATGCCCTTCGGCGGGTACAAGCAGTCCGGGTGGGGCTACGAGGCGGGCAAGGCCGGCATCGAGACGTACCTCCAGTCGAAGACGGTGTGGGCGCAGATGTGA
- a CDS encoding TetR/AcrR family transcriptional regulator, which translates to MTVGSEEPAWKQRAVERSLRGAKERAGQRVQKFLDAAQEIIVEKGSTDFTVQEVVERSKQSLRSFYLQFDGKHELLLALYEEAVVRMTAQIRAATENEDDPVEQLRVAVELLYELCQPDPVARRPLFTEFGTQLLISHPVEMRTAYTSLFGLFTELLERAGQAGRLRGDADPRRVASMMMQSIMFIAQPASADMLPTPITAEEVWDFCAHGVAR; encoded by the coding sequence GTGACCGTAGGGTCCGAGGAACCCGCATGGAAGCAACGTGCGGTCGAGCGCTCATTGCGAGGCGCCAAGGAGCGGGCGGGCCAGCGGGTCCAGAAGTTCCTCGATGCGGCGCAGGAGATCATCGTGGAGAAGGGGAGTACCGACTTCACGGTGCAGGAGGTGGTCGAACGCTCGAAACAGTCTCTGCGGAGTTTCTATCTCCAGTTCGACGGCAAGCATGAATTGTTGCTGGCGCTCTACGAGGAAGCGGTTGTGCGCATGACGGCGCAGATCCGGGCGGCCACCGAGAATGAGGACGACCCGGTCGAGCAGTTGCGGGTGGCCGTGGAACTGCTCTATGAACTGTGTCAGCCCGACCCGGTTGCCCGCCGGCCGCTCTTCACCGAGTTCGGTACCCAGTTGTTGATTTCCCACCCGGTCGAGATGCGCACTGCCTACACCTCGTTGTTCGGGCTCTTCACCGAATTGCTCGAGCGCGCAGGCCAGGCGGGTCGTCTACGGGGAGACGCCGATCCTCGTCGCGTCGCCTCCATGATGATGCAGTCGATCATGTTCATCGCGCAGCCGGCCAGCGCCGACATGTTGCCGACGCCGATCACTGCCGAGGAGGTGTGGGACTTCTGCGCGCACGGTGTTGCCCGGTGA
- a CDS encoding transketolase-like TK C-terminal-containing protein → MTTFTPRPDGEVGRDADEVLDEISRRVLWTSTAIVHHANRVRPNPSGLKVGGHQASCASMVSIMTELWFSQLRSGDRVSVKPHAAPVLHAINYLLGELDADHLPRLRELGGLQSYPSRTKDPDTVDYSTGSVGIGATAPIWGAMARRYVSTAFGTAGTGRQYSLVGDAELDEGAVWEAILDPAVPELGEIVWIVDLNRQSLDRVVPNIAAGRLASMFAAAGWQVITVKWGHLLQKLFARTGGNALRTRITEMPNAEYQRLLRCRDDEIRSRLPGAGPEARAISALLADLDDATLHAAIRNLGGHDLGALRAAFAEIDDTRPTVILAYTIKGYGLPTQGHPQNHSTLLTEEQFAGLADELGEDPTRPWHRFDAHSPAGEVCAATVARLTREPVPAPVGLAVPTDLTRVPTAISTTQAALGRTLLDLTREAPDVARRVITVSPDVTSSTNLAGWLNKVGVWSPTERRDWFDDDRETIMHWRERPTGQHMELGIAETNLVGLIGELGATWSRWGQPLLPIGVLYDPFVERALEPWSFGIYAGGQSILVGTPAGVSLAPEGGAHQSIKTPSIGLEQPGCVSYEPAFALDVEWTLLDCLAHMGKPGGRSAYLRLSTRPVEQKLAAVPTDPAARERRRRQVVAGAYPLRRAAAPVVTIVAVGAMVTDALAAADRLAQMDIACDVVVITSPGLVFEALQSRRGQGDGPTWILDQVFPADRATPMVTVLDGHPHTLGFVPTINRVESIALGVTSFGQSGALDEVYRLHGIDEDSIIRAALDLTD, encoded by the coding sequence ATGACGACGTTCACGCCCCGTCCGGACGGCGAGGTCGGCCGCGATGCTGACGAGGTCCTCGACGAGATCTCGCGCCGGGTGCTGTGGACCTCCACGGCGATCGTGCACCACGCAAATCGAGTGCGACCCAATCCGTCCGGACTGAAGGTCGGCGGGCATCAGGCATCGTGCGCGTCGATGGTCTCGATCATGACCGAACTCTGGTTCTCCCAGTTACGTTCGGGTGATCGGGTCTCGGTGAAGCCGCACGCGGCGCCGGTACTGCACGCGATCAACTACCTGCTCGGGGAGCTCGATGCGGACCACCTGCCGCGGCTGCGGGAACTCGGCGGTCTGCAGAGCTACCCGAGCCGCACGAAGGATCCCGACACCGTCGACTACTCGACCGGCTCGGTCGGCATCGGCGCCACCGCCCCCATCTGGGGAGCGATGGCACGACGCTACGTGAGCACGGCGTTCGGCACCGCCGGCACCGGTCGGCAGTACTCACTGGTCGGCGATGCCGAACTCGACGAGGGTGCGGTGTGGGAGGCCATCCTCGACCCAGCGGTCCCCGAACTCGGCGAGATCGTCTGGATCGTCGACCTGAATCGTCAGTCGCTGGACCGAGTGGTGCCCAACATCGCGGCCGGGCGGTTGGCGTCGATGTTCGCCGCGGCCGGCTGGCAGGTGATCACGGTCAAATGGGGTCACCTGCTGCAGAAACTGTTCGCCCGGACCGGCGGCAATGCGCTGCGTACCCGGATCACCGAGATGCCGAATGCGGAGTACCAGCGGTTGTTGCGGTGCCGCGACGACGAGATCCGGTCGCGGCTGCCCGGTGCCGGACCGGAAGCCCGAGCCATCTCAGCGCTGCTCGCCGATCTCGACGATGCCACCCTGCACGCCGCCATCCGCAACCTCGGCGGCCACGACCTGGGTGCGTTACGCGCGGCATTCGCCGAGATCGACGACACCCGGCCCACCGTCATCCTCGCGTACACCATCAAGGGCTACGGACTGCCGACGCAGGGGCATCCGCAGAATCATTCGACGCTGCTCACCGAGGAGCAGTTCGCCGGTCTCGCCGACGAACTGGGCGAGGACCCGACTCGCCCGTGGCACCGGTTCGATGCGCACTCCCCGGCCGGCGAGGTGTGCGCGGCAACCGTCGCCCGGCTGACCCGCGAGCCGGTTCCGGCACCGGTGGGTCTCGCGGTGCCCACCGACCTCACCAGGGTGCCGACGGCGATCTCCACCACCCAGGCCGCACTAGGCCGGACCCTGCTCGACCTGACCCGGGAGGCGCCCGACGTCGCGCGCCGGGTGATCACGGTGAGCCCCGATGTCACGTCGTCGACGAATCTGGCCGGCTGGTTGAACAAGGTGGGCGTGTGGTCGCCGACAGAACGTCGCGACTGGTTCGACGACGACCGCGAGACGATCATGCACTGGCGGGAGCGGCCCACCGGGCAGCACATGGAACTCGGGATCGCCGAGACCAATCTCGTCGGACTGATCGGCGAACTCGGCGCCACCTGGAGTCGGTGGGGTCAGCCGCTGCTGCCGATCGGGGTGCTCTACGACCCCTTCGTCGAACGGGCCCTGGAGCCATGGTCATTCGGGATCTACGCCGGCGGGCAGTCCATCCTCGTCGGCACCCCTGCCGGGGTCTCCCTGGCTCCCGAAGGCGGTGCGCACCAATCGATCAAGACCCCATCCATCGGACTCGAACAGCCCGGCTGTGTGAGCTACGAACCGGCGTTCGCGCTCGACGTCGAGTGGACACTGCTGGATTGCCTGGCGCACATGGGAAAGCCGGGCGGACGATCCGCCTACCTACGGCTGTCGACCCGGCCCGTCGAACAGAAGCTGGCCGCCGTGCCGACCGACCCGGCCGCGCGGGAGCGGCGACGGCGGCAGGTCGTCGCGGGCGCCTATCCCCTGCGACGTGCGGCAGCCCCGGTGGTGACCATCGTCGCCGTCGGCGCCATGGTGACCGACGCGTTGGCTGCCGCAGATCGATTGGCCCAGATGGACATCGCGTGTGATGTCGTGGTGATCACCAGTCCCGGTCTGGTGTTCGAGGCCCTGCAGTCCCGTCGCGGACAGGGCGATGGACCCACGTGGATCCTGGATCAGGTGTTCCCCGCCGATCGCGCCACACCGATGGTCACCGTCCTGGACGGTCATCCGCACACCCTGGGCTTCGTCCCGACGATCAACCGCGTCGAATCGATCGCTCTGGGTGTCACATCATTCGGTCAATCCGGAGCCCTCGACGAGGTGTACCGACTGCACGGCATCGACGAGGATTCGATCATCCGAGCCGCGCTCGATCTGACCGATTGA
- a CDS encoding TIGR03086 family metal-binding protein, with product MPIDTTYARQISAAADEMLTMAAAVTDGMLTRPSPCTDMDLATLLGHIDGLSQAFAAAAHKDFGPMTSTPPDPTRSELSPGWSVALRCHVRELADAWQAPDAWEGMTQAGGVDAPAEVMGTIALSELVLHGWDVARTIGVDYTLDDDVLEVVYDFHHPPGPQSEREGMFGPVVEVPADARLVDRLAGLTGRDPFWPHGTLEE from the coding sequence ATGCCCATCGACACCACCTACGCCCGGCAGATCTCGGCTGCCGCCGACGAGATGCTCACGATGGCCGCCGCCGTCACCGACGGCATGCTGACCCGACCGAGTCCCTGTACCGACATGGACCTCGCCACCCTGCTCGGCCACATCGACGGGTTGTCTCAGGCGTTCGCCGCGGCCGCCCACAAGGACTTCGGCCCGATGACCTCCACCCCGCCCGACCCGACACGCAGTGAACTGTCGCCCGGCTGGTCCGTTGCGTTGCGCTGTCATGTGCGCGAACTGGCCGACGCCTGGCAGGCTCCGGATGCCTGGGAGGGGATGACACAGGCCGGTGGTGTGGACGCCCCGGCCGAGGTCATGGGCACCATCGCACTGTCGGAACTGGTGCTACACGGCTGGGATGTGGCCCGCACCATCGGCGTCGACTACACCCTCGACGACGATGTCCTCGAAGTGGTCTACGACTTCCACCATCCGCCGGGTCCGCAGAGCGAGCGTGAGGGCATGTTCGGTCCCGTCGTCGAGGTCCCCGCCGACGCCCGACTCGTCGACCGACTTGCCGGCCTGACCGGCCGTGACCCGTTCTGGCCGCATGGCACCCTGGAGGAATGA